From the genome of Bifidobacterium asteroides, one region includes:
- a CDS encoding ABC transporter permease yields the protein MMPGSPADAAIAKLSQNGPVTPEVRASIEAQLGMPKGNLLSQYWQYLGDVVHLNFGVSYSNFPQNVSDLVGAALPWTLTLVGLVTIISFITGTALGALMAWRRGTAVDVTGTISSSFLSAFPSFWLALMLLFFLGYKAGLFPTSGAYSSTAMPNFSMDFISDAVEHSILPALTILLTSLGSYVMGMRNTMINTLGDDYVTFAEANGLRQRTVMLKYAARNALLPNLTSFGLVLGGVVGGSLLVEQVFNYPGVGLLLYQAVTNQDYPLMQAIFLMITISVLVANFIVDILYGVLDPRTRR from the coding sequence ATGATGCCTGGATCACCTGCCGACGCGGCCATAGCCAAATTGTCCCAGAACGGGCCGGTCACCCCTGAAGTCAGGGCCTCCATAGAGGCCCAGCTGGGCATGCCCAAAGGCAACCTGCTCAGCCAGTACTGGCAGTATCTGGGGGATGTGGTCCACCTGAACTTCGGCGTCTCGTACAGTAATTTCCCGCAGAACGTATCGGATTTGGTGGGGGCAGCCCTTCCATGGACCCTGACACTGGTGGGGCTGGTCACGATCATCTCCTTCATCACCGGTACTGCACTCGGGGCTCTGATGGCTTGGAGGCGGGGAACCGCCGTGGATGTGACGGGTACGATATCCAGCTCCTTCCTCTCGGCCTTCCCCTCCTTCTGGCTGGCTCTCATGCTCCTCTTCTTCCTCGGTTACAAGGCCGGCCTCTTCCCGACCTCCGGCGCCTACTCGTCCACCGCGATGCCCAACTTCTCGATGGACTTCATATCTGACGCCGTGGAGCACTCCATACTGCCGGCACTGACCATCCTGCTGACCTCCCTGGGCAGCTATGTGATGGGCATGCGCAACACCATGATCAACACATTGGGTGATGACTACGTCACCTTCGCCGAAGCCAACGGCCTGCGCCAGCGGACGGTCATGCTCAAGTACGCGGCCAGGAACGCCCTCCTTCCCAATCTGACCTCCTTTGGCCTGGTCCTGGGCGGCGTGGTCGGCGGCTCCCTCTTGGTCGAGCAGGTCTTCAACTATCCAGGGGTCGGCCTCCTCCTTTACCAGGCTGTGACCAACCAGGACTATCCCCTGATGCAGGCCATCTTCCTGATGATCACCATCAGCGTGCTGGTGGCCAACTTCATCGTGGACATTCTTTACGGGGTCCTTGACCCGAGGACGAGGAGGTGA